The genomic DNA GATGGCGCGCACATTCCAGAACCTGCGCCTGTTCCGTGAGCTCAGCGTGATCGACAACGTCAAGACGGCCATGCACGCGAACCTTCGCGAGGGGTTCTGGGCGACCCTGCTGCACTCGCCCGGCTACCGCCGAGCCGAGCAGTGGTGCGCCGAGCAGGCCAGGGGGTGGCTGGACTTCGTCGGCTTCGCCGGAGACGAGAACCTCTACGTCACGCAGCTCCCTTACGGCGAGCAGCGACGGGTGGAGATCGCCAGGGCACTTGCGAGCAGCCCCAAGCTTCTGCTGCTGGACGAGCCGGCGGCCGGTCTGAACTTCAATGAGAAGCAGGCGCTGATGCAGCTCATCCGACGGATCCGTGACCTCGGTGTCGCGGTGGTCTTGATCGAGCACGACATGGGGCTCATCATGGAGCTCGCTGAGCGGATCGTCGTCCTCAACTACGGCAAGGAGATCGCCGTCGGCACTCCGCACGAGATCATGAACAACCCGCTCGTGATCGAGGCGTATCTCGGTGTCGACGATGAGCCGCTCGATGAGACGAAGCTGCAGACGGGCACCGTGGACCTGTCGTTGCTCGCCGAACCCCGTAAGAAGAAGGACTGATGAGGATGCTGTCCATCGAAGCCGCCGACGTCTACTACGGCCGGGTGCACGCTCTGCGCGGGCTCAGCTTCGAGGTGCAGGAGGGCGAGATCGTCTGCCTGCTCGGCAACAACGGTGCCGGAAAATCCACCACGATGAACATGCTCTCCGGTCTGGTGCGTCCGAAGTCCGGCGTCGTGCGATGGGGTGAGCTGGATCTGGCGACCGCAAAGCCCTGGGACATCGTCTCCGCCGGGTTGATCCATGTGCCAGAGGGGCGGCGGATCTTCTCCACGATGAGCGTGCACGAGAACCTGCTGCTCGGCGGATACACCGTGCGCGAGCAGAAGCTCGTCGCGCAGCGCGTCGAGCAGGTGTACGCGCTGATGCCGCGTCTGGCAGAGCGACGCAAGCAGCAGGGCGGCACGCTGTCCGGCGGTGAGCAGCAGATGGTCGCCATCGGCCGTGCGATCGTCGGCGGACCGAAGCTGCTGCTGCTGGACGAGCCCTCCATGGGGCTGGCGCCGCTGGTGGTGAAGCAGGTCATGGAGACGATCCAGGCGGTCAACGCCGAAGGCACCACCGTTCTGCTCGTCGAACAGAACGCCCGTGCGGCGCTGAAGATCGCCGACCGCGCGTATGTCATCGAGACCGGGCAGACGACGCTGTCGGGGCCGGCGGCCGAACTCGCCGCCGATGCCAGGGTGATCGATGCCTATCTCGGCGGCTGAGAGGATGACCACCAGGCCGACGATGAAGAAGGGGAGCGCGCTGTGCGGATCGTCGTGATCGGCGCGGGCATCGTGGGTGCTGCGTGTGCGCTGGAGCTCACCGAGCGCGGGGCGGAGGTCGTGGTCATCGACCGCACCGGAGTGGCGGCGGAGACGTCGAGCCGCTGCGAGGGAAATCTGCTCGTCAGCGACAAGGAGCCCGGCCCCGAGGCCGATCTCGCGATCGCTTCGAACGAGATGTGGCGCGGGCTCGCTGCGCGCCTCGATGCGGATCGTCCTTCGGGGCAGCCCGGGACGGAGTTCGAGGCCAAGGGCGGAATCGTGGTCGCCTTTCCGGGGGGAGAGGGAGCGCTCGAGGGATTCGCCGCTGCGCAGCGAGACATCGGAATCCGCGCGGTGGCTCTGGATGCGGCCGCACTGCGGGCCGCCGAACCGCATCTCGCCCCCGACGTCGCCCTCGCCATGCACTACCCCGACGACGCTCAGCTGCAGCCCTCGACGGCGACGCAGGCTCTGCTCGCGACCGCGCTGCGCCGCGGCGCGCGGCTACGGATCGCCGAGGTCGTCGGCGGCCTGATGCACGACGGCCGCCTGCGTGGTGTC from Microbacterium sp. LWO13-1.2 includes the following:
- a CDS encoding ABC transporter ATP-binding protein, with the translated sequence MMRMLSIEAADVYYGRVHALRGLSFEVQEGEIVCLLGNNGAGKSTTMNMLSGLVRPKSGVVRWGELDLATAKPWDIVSAGLIHVPEGRRIFSTMSVHENLLLGGYTVREQKLVAQRVEQVYALMPRLAERRKQQGGTLSGGEQQMVAIGRAIVGGPKLLLLDEPSMGLAPLVVKQVMETIQAVNAEGTTVLLVEQNARAALKIADRAYVIETGQTTLSGPAAELAADARVIDAYLGG
- a CDS encoding ABC transporter ATP-binding protein; this translates as MSALLEVKDLRLQFGGVKAVDGLSFSVDAGEILAVIGPNGAGKTSAFNCISAFYLPTSGSVEFDGNSIVREPPTVWRTLRLVDLLQSFGFYRVLPSRVTKWGMARTFQNLRLFRELSVIDNVKTAMHANLREGFWATLLHSPGYRRAEQWCAEQARGWLDFVGFAGDENLYVTQLPYGEQRRVEIARALASSPKLLLLDEPAAGLNFNEKQALMQLIRRIRDLGVAVVLIEHDMGLIMELAERIVVLNYGKEIAVGTPHEIMNNPLVIEAYLGVDDEPLDETKLQTGTVDLSLLAEPRKKKD